In Porites lutea chromosome 9, jaPorLute2.1, whole genome shotgun sequence, a single window of DNA contains:
- the LOC140949270 gene encoding prokineticin receptor 2-like gives MNNSSLNMVDHMPCPYAVSATFTTLLAVISLAAIIGNVLVIAAVYKVPYLRTSTNYYYVNMAVSDFLSCLITWPLYLTDEIITSHGSLIKGFVATASCKVGVFMRNVSHSVSILSLFLIAVDRFIATKYPLKFILLTKKIHASFLLSSWVISIGYCFPTFLYAVIDKVGHESFCRLALAADKTMPLYLFAVILIIVLYSTITILYLRIMRVLQRRLQPGRGTENVVGNRQNRAKHNRNVMKIFKSIVVAFFICWFLFLGYMILKITFPELFLRDKCKLILGFAYYVFPLLSTVLNPVILFSFSSNFRRALKEICPRFLEKYKAHWERRPVAPLQRNEYQLRPMAFQMFKQT, from the coding sequence ATGAACAACTCCAGCCTTAATATGGTTGATCACATGCCGTGCCCTTATGCCGTATCTGCAACCTTCACAACACTGTTGGCCGTTATCAGTTTGGCTGCGATCATTGGCAATGTACTAGTCATCGCCGCCGTGTACAAGGTTCCATACCTCAGAACAAGTACCAACTACTATTACGTCAATATGGCGGTGTCTGATTTTCTCTCCTGTCTTATCACCTGGCCACTATACCTCACTGACGAGATTATAACAAGCCATGGAAGTCTCATCAAAGGCTTTGTAGCCACGGCTAGCTGCAAAGTGGGCGTGTTCATGAGAAATGTTTCCCATTCAGTCTCTATTCTAAGCCTGTTTTTGATAGCTGTCGACAGGTTCATCGCTACTAAGTACCCgttaaaattcattttattaacAAAGAAAATTCATGCGTCATTCTTGCTTTCATCATGGGTCATATCCATAGGTTATTGTTTCCCGACGTTTCTGTATGCAGTAATTGACAAAGTTGGACACGAATCATTCTGTAGATTAGCCCTAGCTGCAGACAAGACCATGccattatatttatttgcagTTATTCTGATTAtcgttttgtattccacaattacAATTCTGTATCTGCGCATCATGCGTGTGTTACAGAGACGACTTCAACCAGGACGCGGTACGGAAAACGTGGTTGGAAACCGACAGAACAGAGCCAAGCACAATCGAAACGTGATGAAGATATTCAAGTCTATCGTTGTAGCATTTTTTATTTGCTGGTTCCTTTTCCTTGGCTACATGATTCTAAAAATTACTTTTCCTGAACTTTTTCTACGAGATAAGTGCAAGTTAATCTTAGGTTTTGCTTATTATGTTTTTCCTTTGCTAAGCACAGTCTTGAACCCAgtcattttgttttcatttagttCCAATTTTCGTCGAGCTTTGAAAGAAATTTGTCCACGTTTCCTCGAGAAATATAAGGCACACTGGGAACGGAGACCCGTTGCACCTCTCCAAAGAAACGAGTACCAATTACGGCCAATGGCGTTTCAAATGTTCAAACAAACTTAG
- the LOC140948574 gene encoding prokineticin receptor 2-like: MNNSSRNMVDHMPCPYAISATFTTLLAVISLAAIIGNVLVIAAVYKVPYLRTSTNYYYVNMAVSDFLSCLITWPLYLTDEIITSHGSLIKGFVATASCKVGVFMRNVSHSVSILSLFLIAVDRFIATKYPLKITLLTKKIRASLLLSSWVISIGYCFPTFLYAVIDKVGHESFCRLALAADKTMPLYLFAVILIIILYSAITILYLRIMRVLQRRLQPEHGTEDIVGNEQNRAKHNQNVMKIFKSIVVAFFICWFLFCGYMILKITFPELFLRDKCKLILGFAYYVFPLLSTVLNPVILFSFSSNFRQALKEICPCFLGKYKPRWARRPVAPLQRNEYQLRPMAFQMLKKN, translated from the coding sequence ATGAACAACTCCAGCCGTAATATGGTTGATCACATGCCGTGCCCATACGCCATATCTGCAACCTTCACAACATTATTGGCAGTTATCAGTTTGGCTGCGATTATTGGCAATGTACTAGTCATCGCTGCCGTGTACAAGGTTCCATACCTCAGAACAAGTACCAACTACTATTACGTCAATATGGCGGTGTCTGATTTTCTCTCCTGTCTTATCACCTGGCCACTATACCTCACTGACGAGATTATAACAAGCCATGGAAGTCTTATCAAAGGCTTTGTAGCCACGGCTAGCTGCAAAGTGGGGGTGTTCATGAGGAATGTTTCCCATTCAGTCTCTATTCTAAGCCTGTTTTTGATAGCTGTCGACAGGTTCATCGCTACTAAGTACCCGTTAAAAATCACGTTGTTAACAAAGAAAATTCGTGCGTCATTGTTGCTTTCATCATGGGTCATATCCATAGGTTATTGTTTCCCGACGTTTCTGTATGCAGTAATTGACAAAGTTGGACACGAATCATTCTGTAGATTAGCTCTAGCTGCAGACAAGACCATGccattatatttatttgcagTTATTCTGATTATCATTTTGTATTCCGCAATTACAATTCTGTATCTGCGCATCATGCGTGTGTTACAGAGACGACTTCAACCAGAACACGGTACGGAAGACATAGTTGGGAACGAACAGAACAGAGCCAAGCACAATCAAAACGTGATGAAGATATTCAAGTCTATCGTCGTAGCATTTTTTATTTGCTGGTTCCTTTTCTGTGGCTACATGATTCTAAAAATTACTTTTCCTGAACTTTTTCTACGAGATAAGTGCAAGTTAATCCTAGGTTTTGCTTACtatgtttttcctttgcttAGCACAGTCTTGAACCCAgtcattttgttttcatttagttCCAATTTTCGTCAAGCTTTGAAAGAAATTTGTCCATGTTTCCTCGGGAAATATAAGCCACGCTGGGCACGGAGACCCGTTGCACCTCTCCAAAGAAACGAGTACCAATTACGGCCAATGGCGTTtcaaatgttgaaaaaaaattag
- the LOC140948696 gene encoding uncharacterized protein — protein sequence MAVLKDVIMQEVATLLPHELEPNRQAMLAAQDVLRREQRERFKFLRAGGVGEVALNYFDPDVSPITDAYLTAVLKVPDYDRSMAGIWCLSPNITGEKILPITWFRNHDSLMAGGHPYITPYNEGCFWKLIPHGNHLYTVVNTCGGRKYDYYGQYLSFDILSGDRSRLTVEREAVLWEIYGDEQKRIRSKWGCYWNTTWCNRYIEPQIESTGGWYPEAVTTFGLTSKNVGYIWWITKYPIKS from the exons ATGGCAGTCCTAAAGGACGTGATTATGCAGGAGGTGGCCACTTTGTTGCCGCACGAGCTTGAACCCAACCGACAAGCCATGTTAGCCGCTCAAGACGTTTTACGTCGCGAGCAAAGGGAACGCTTTAAATTTCTTCGTGCTGGTGGTGTCGGTGAAGTGGCTTTAAATTACTTCGACCCTGATGTGAGTCCAATCACAGATGCCTATTTGACCGCCGTGTTGAAAGTACCAGATTACGATCGTTCCATGGCAGGAATATGGTGTCTATCGCCAAACATAACTGGTGAAAAGATTTTACCAATCACTTGGTTTAGAAACCATGACAGCTTAATGGCGGGCGGTCATCCCTACATCACTCCTTATAATGAAGGCTGCTTTTGGAAACTCATCCCCCATGGTAACCACCTTTATACAGTTGTCAACACCTGCGGAGGTCGTAAGTACGACTACTATGGGCAGTACCTATCGTTTGACATATTATCTGGAGACAGAAGCAGGCTGACAGTCGAGAGGGAAGCTGTTCTTTGGGAAATCTATGGCGATGAGCAAAAGAG GATCCGTAGTAAATGGGGCTGTTACTGGAACACCACGTGGTGTAACAGGTACATAGAACCTCAGATAGAGTCCACAGGAGGTTGGTATCCGGAGGCAGTAACCACTTTTGGTCTAACTTCAAAAAACGTCGGCTATATTTGGTGGATCACAAAG TACCCTATCAAGAGCTAG